A window from Nycticebus coucang isolate mNycCou1 chromosome X, mNycCou1.pri, whole genome shotgun sequence encodes these proteins:
- the UPF3B gene encoding regulator of nonsense transcripts 3B isoform X1 gives MKEEKEHRPKEKRVTLLTPPGASCSGSGTSGDSAKGEDKQDRNKEKKEALSKVVIRRLPPTLTKEQLQEHLQPMPEHDYFEFFSNDTSLYPHMYARAYINFRNQEDIILFRDRFDGYVFLDNKGQEYPAIVEFAPFQKAAKKKTKKRDTKVGTIDDDPEYRKFLESYATDNEKMTSTPETLLEEIEAKNRELIAKKTTPLLSFLKNKQRMREEKREERRRREIERKRQREEERRKWKEEEKRKRKDIEKLKKIDRVPEREKIKDEPKIKVHRFLLQAVNQKNLLKKPEKGDEKELDKREKTKKLDKENLNDERASGQSYTLPKRSDSELKDEKPKRFEEESSRDYRERERDYEREQERILRERERLKRQEEERRRQKERYEKEKIFKRKEEEMKKEREALRDKGKKNESTESIGSSDKTEKKEEVVKRDRIRNKDRPAMQLYQPGARSRNRLCPPDDSTKSGDSAIEKKQESGISHRKEGGEE, from the exons atgaaggaagagaaggagcaCAGGCCTAAGGAGAAACGAGTAACCCTGTTAACGCCCCCGGGGGCCTCATGCAGCGGCAGTGGGACCTCAGGGGACAGCGCCAAAGGAGAAGATAAGCAGGATCgaaacaaggagaagaaagaggctCTGAGCAAG GTGGTAATTCGAAGATTACCTCCCACTTTGACCAAGGAGCAGCTTCAGGAACATCTCCAACCTATGCCTGAACatgattattttgagtttttttctaatgatactag TCTGTATCCTCATATGTATGCCAGAGCATACATCAACTTTAGAAACCAAGAAGACATTATTTTGTTCAGGGATCGCTTTGATGGTTATGTATTCCTTGACAATAAAG gTCAGGAATATCCTGCTATAGTAGAATTTGCACCTTttcaaaaagctgcaaaaaagaaGACTAAGAAAAGAGATACCAAAGTTGGGACTATCGATGATG ATCCAGAATATAGAAAATTTTTGGAAAGTTATGCCACAGATAATGAGAAGATGACATCTACTCCAGAGACACTGCTAGaggaaatagaagcaaaaaatagAGAACTAATAG CTAAAAAGACAACCCCACTTTTGAGCTTCCTGAAAAACAAGCAg agaatgagagaagaaaagagagaagaaagaaggaggcgagaaattgaaagaaaaagacaaagagaagaagagaggagaaaatggaaagaagaagagaaacggAAAAGGAAAGATATAGAAAAGCTAAAGAAGATTGACAGAGttccagaaagggaaaaaataaaggatgAACCAAAGATTAAG GTACACAGGTTTCTGTTACAAGCTGTGAATCAGAAAAAT CTGCTCAAGAAGCCagaaaaaggagatgaaaaagaattggacaaaagagaaaaaaccaAGAAATTGGACAAAGAGAATCTGAATGATGAAAGAGCCAGTGGGCAAAGTTATACATTGCCCAAGCGATCTGATagtgaacttaaagatgaaaAGCCAAAGAG ATTTGAAGAGgagagtagcagagactacagggaGAGAGAACGGGATTATGAACGAGAGCAGGAGCGCATACTTCGAGAAAGAGAGAGGCTGAAGCGGCAAGAAGAAGAGCGCCGTAGGCAGAAGGAGCGTTATGAGaaagagaagatttttaaaagaaaagaagaagaaatgaaaaaagagagagaagcacttcgggataaaggaaagaagaatgaaagtaCAGAATCAATAGGCAGCTCAGACAAAacggaaaagaaagaggaagtggtTAAGAGAGATCGCATAAGAAATAAG gaTCGCCCAGCAATGCAGCTTTACCAACCAGGAGCTCGAAGCCGAAATCGACTCTGTCCCCCTGATGACAGCACCAAGTCTGGAGATTCAGCaatagaaaaaaagcaagaaagtggTATTAGCCAtagaaaagaaggaggagaagagtGA
- the UPF3B gene encoding regulator of nonsense transcripts 3B isoform X3, which translates to MKEEKEHRPKEKRVTLLTPPGASCSGSGTSGDSAKGEDKQDRNKEKKEALSKVVIRRLPPTLTKEQLQEHLQPMPEHDYFEFFSNDTSLYPHMYARAYINFRNQEDIILFRDRFDGYVFLDNKDPEYRKFLESYATDNEKMTSTPETLLEEIEAKNRELIAKKTTPLLSFLKNKQRMREEKREERRRREIERKRQREEERRKWKEEEKRKRKDIEKLKKIDRVPEREKIKDEPKIKVHRFLLQAVNQKNLLKKPEKGDEKELDKREKTKKLDKENLNDERASGQSYTLPKRSDSELKDEKPKRFEEESSRDYRERERDYEREQERILRERERLKRQEEERRRQKERYEKEKIFKRKEEEMKKEREALRDKGKKNESTESIGSSDKTEKKEEVVKRDRIRNKDRPAMQLYQPGARSRNRLCPPDDSTKSGDSAIEKKQESGISHRKEGGEE; encoded by the exons atgaaggaagagaaggagcaCAGGCCTAAGGAGAAACGAGTAACCCTGTTAACGCCCCCGGGGGCCTCATGCAGCGGCAGTGGGACCTCAGGGGACAGCGCCAAAGGAGAAGATAAGCAGGATCgaaacaaggagaagaaagaggctCTGAGCAAG GTGGTAATTCGAAGATTACCTCCCACTTTGACCAAGGAGCAGCTTCAGGAACATCTCCAACCTATGCCTGAACatgattattttgagtttttttctaatgatactag TCTGTATCCTCATATGTATGCCAGAGCATACATCAACTTTAGAAACCAAGAAGACATTATTTTGTTCAGGGATCGCTTTGATGGTTATGTATTCCTTGACAATAAAG ATCCAGAATATAGAAAATTTTTGGAAAGTTATGCCACAGATAATGAGAAGATGACATCTACTCCAGAGACACTGCTAGaggaaatagaagcaaaaaatagAGAACTAATAG CTAAAAAGACAACCCCACTTTTGAGCTTCCTGAAAAACAAGCAg agaatgagagaagaaaagagagaagaaagaaggaggcgagaaattgaaagaaaaagacaaagagaagaagagaggagaaaatggaaagaagaagagaaacggAAAAGGAAAGATATAGAAAAGCTAAAGAAGATTGACAGAGttccagaaagggaaaaaataaaggatgAACCAAAGATTAAG GTACACAGGTTTCTGTTACAAGCTGTGAATCAGAAAAAT CTGCTCAAGAAGCCagaaaaaggagatgaaaaagaattggacaaaagagaaaaaaccaAGAAATTGGACAAAGAGAATCTGAATGATGAAAGAGCCAGTGGGCAAAGTTATACATTGCCCAAGCGATCTGATagtgaacttaaagatgaaaAGCCAAAGAG ATTTGAAGAGgagagtagcagagactacagggaGAGAGAACGGGATTATGAACGAGAGCAGGAGCGCATACTTCGAGAAAGAGAGAGGCTGAAGCGGCAAGAAGAAGAGCGCCGTAGGCAGAAGGAGCGTTATGAGaaagagaagatttttaaaagaaaagaagaagaaatgaaaaaagagagagaagcacttcgggataaaggaaagaagaatgaaagtaCAGAATCAATAGGCAGCTCAGACAAAacggaaaagaaagaggaagtggtTAAGAGAGATCGCATAAGAAATAAG gaTCGCCCAGCAATGCAGCTTTACCAACCAGGAGCTCGAAGCCGAAATCGACTCTGTCCCCCTGATGACAGCACCAAGTCTGGAGATTCAGCaatagaaaaaaagcaagaaagtggTATTAGCCAtagaaaagaaggaggagaagagtGA
- the UPF3B gene encoding regulator of nonsense transcripts 3B isoform X2, with protein MKEEKEHRPKEKRVTLLTPPGASCSGSGTSGDSAKGEDKQDRNKEKKEALSKVVIRRLPPTLTKEQLQEHLQPMPEHDYFEFFSNDTSLYPHMYARAYINFRNQEDIILFRDRFDGYVFLDNKGQEYPAIVEFAPFQKAAKKKTKKRDTKVGTIDDDPEYRKFLESYATDNEKMTSTPETLLEEIEAKNRELIAKKTTPLLSFLKNKQRMREEKREERRRREIERKRQREEERRKWKEEEKRKRKDIEKLKKIDRVPEREKIKDEPKIKLLKKPEKGDEKELDKREKTKKLDKENLNDERASGQSYTLPKRSDSELKDEKPKRFEEESSRDYRERERDYEREQERILRERERLKRQEEERRRQKERYEKEKIFKRKEEEMKKEREALRDKGKKNESTESIGSSDKTEKKEEVVKRDRIRNKDRPAMQLYQPGARSRNRLCPPDDSTKSGDSAIEKKQESGISHRKEGGEE; from the exons atgaaggaagagaaggagcaCAGGCCTAAGGAGAAACGAGTAACCCTGTTAACGCCCCCGGGGGCCTCATGCAGCGGCAGTGGGACCTCAGGGGACAGCGCCAAAGGAGAAGATAAGCAGGATCgaaacaaggagaagaaagaggctCTGAGCAAG GTGGTAATTCGAAGATTACCTCCCACTTTGACCAAGGAGCAGCTTCAGGAACATCTCCAACCTATGCCTGAACatgattattttgagtttttttctaatgatactag TCTGTATCCTCATATGTATGCCAGAGCATACATCAACTTTAGAAACCAAGAAGACATTATTTTGTTCAGGGATCGCTTTGATGGTTATGTATTCCTTGACAATAAAG gTCAGGAATATCCTGCTATAGTAGAATTTGCACCTTttcaaaaagctgcaaaaaagaaGACTAAGAAAAGAGATACCAAAGTTGGGACTATCGATGATG ATCCAGAATATAGAAAATTTTTGGAAAGTTATGCCACAGATAATGAGAAGATGACATCTACTCCAGAGACACTGCTAGaggaaatagaagcaaaaaatagAGAACTAATAG CTAAAAAGACAACCCCACTTTTGAGCTTCCTGAAAAACAAGCAg agaatgagagaagaaaagagagaagaaagaaggaggcgagaaattgaaagaaaaagacaaagagaagaagagaggagaaaatggaaagaagaagagaaacggAAAAGGAAAGATATAGAAAAGCTAAAGAAGATTGACAGAGttccagaaagggaaaaaataaaggatgAACCAAAGATTAAG CTGCTCAAGAAGCCagaaaaaggagatgaaaaagaattggacaaaagagaaaaaaccaAGAAATTGGACAAAGAGAATCTGAATGATGAAAGAGCCAGTGGGCAAAGTTATACATTGCCCAAGCGATCTGATagtgaacttaaagatgaaaAGCCAAAGAG ATTTGAAGAGgagagtagcagagactacagggaGAGAGAACGGGATTATGAACGAGAGCAGGAGCGCATACTTCGAGAAAGAGAGAGGCTGAAGCGGCAAGAAGAAGAGCGCCGTAGGCAGAAGGAGCGTTATGAGaaagagaagatttttaaaagaaaagaagaagaaatgaaaaaagagagagaagcacttcgggataaaggaaagaagaatgaaagtaCAGAATCAATAGGCAGCTCAGACAAAacggaaaagaaagaggaagtggtTAAGAGAGATCGCATAAGAAATAAG gaTCGCCCAGCAATGCAGCTTTACCAACCAGGAGCTCGAAGCCGAAATCGACTCTGTCCCCCTGATGACAGCACCAAGTCTGGAGATTCAGCaatagaaaaaaagcaagaaagtggTATTAGCCAtagaaaagaaggaggagaagagtGA
- the UPF3B gene encoding regulator of nonsense transcripts 3B isoform X4, whose translation MYARAYINFRNQEDIILFRDRFDGYVFLDNKGQEYPAIVEFAPFQKAAKKKTKKRDTKVGTIDDDPEYRKFLESYATDNEKMTSTPETLLEEIEAKNRELIAKKTTPLLSFLKNKQRMREEKREERRRREIERKRQREEERRKWKEEEKRKRKDIEKLKKIDRVPEREKIKDEPKIKVHRFLLQAVNQKNLLKKPEKGDEKELDKREKTKKLDKENLNDERASGQSYTLPKRSDSELKDEKPKRFEEESSRDYRERERDYEREQERILRERERLKRQEEERRRQKERYEKEKIFKRKEEEMKKEREALRDKGKKNESTESIGSSDKTEKKEEVVKRDRIRNKDRPAMQLYQPGARSRNRLCPPDDSTKSGDSAIEKKQESGISHRKEGGEE comes from the exons ATGTATGCCAGAGCATACATCAACTTTAGAAACCAAGAAGACATTATTTTGTTCAGGGATCGCTTTGATGGTTATGTATTCCTTGACAATAAAG gTCAGGAATATCCTGCTATAGTAGAATTTGCACCTTttcaaaaagctgcaaaaaagaaGACTAAGAAAAGAGATACCAAAGTTGGGACTATCGATGATG ATCCAGAATATAGAAAATTTTTGGAAAGTTATGCCACAGATAATGAGAAGATGACATCTACTCCAGAGACACTGCTAGaggaaatagaagcaaaaaatagAGAACTAATAG CTAAAAAGACAACCCCACTTTTGAGCTTCCTGAAAAACAAGCAg agaatgagagaagaaaagagagaagaaagaaggaggcgagaaattgaaagaaaaagacaaagagaagaagagaggagaaaatggaaagaagaagagaaacggAAAAGGAAAGATATAGAAAAGCTAAAGAAGATTGACAGAGttccagaaagggaaaaaataaaggatgAACCAAAGATTAAG GTACACAGGTTTCTGTTACAAGCTGTGAATCAGAAAAAT CTGCTCAAGAAGCCagaaaaaggagatgaaaaagaattggacaaaagagaaaaaaccaAGAAATTGGACAAAGAGAATCTGAATGATGAAAGAGCCAGTGGGCAAAGTTATACATTGCCCAAGCGATCTGATagtgaacttaaagatgaaaAGCCAAAGAG ATTTGAAGAGgagagtagcagagactacagggaGAGAGAACGGGATTATGAACGAGAGCAGGAGCGCATACTTCGAGAAAGAGAGAGGCTGAAGCGGCAAGAAGAAGAGCGCCGTAGGCAGAAGGAGCGTTATGAGaaagagaagatttttaaaagaaaagaagaagaaatgaaaaaagagagagaagcacttcgggataaaggaaagaagaatgaaagtaCAGAATCAATAGGCAGCTCAGACAAAacggaaaagaaagaggaagtggtTAAGAGAGATCGCATAAGAAATAAG gaTCGCCCAGCAATGCAGCTTTACCAACCAGGAGCTCGAAGCCGAAATCGACTCTGTCCCCCTGATGACAGCACCAAGTCTGGAGATTCAGCaatagaaaaaaagcaagaaagtggTATTAGCCAtagaaaagaaggaggagaagagtGA